A single window of Tetrapisispora phaffii CBS 4417 chromosome 16, complete genome DNA harbors:
- the MGS1 gene encoding ssDNA-dependent ATPase MGS1 (similar to Saccharomyces cerevisiae MGS1 (YNL218W); ancestral locus Anc_2.26): MSSKKNVKSEQLISCPVCNKKIKYSIINAHLDKCTDKFNSGNDDSKEKNSVMSILGGFKSRKRVAEVDVVDLEKTSSTNETTMVKEEVSPHESAKKLQIGAVTKQNYVSNSPHLSTEYESKRLQKISHLPLSEKLRPHELKDYVGQQHLMSKESGILARYITEGQIPSMILWGPPGVGKTTLARIITKAASESNPDSKTSYQLVEVSATKTNSQELRSIFEKSRNEYKLTKRRIVLFIDELHRFNKAQQDLLLPHIENGDIILIGATTENPSFQMNNALISRCNVFVLEKLSTNEICIVLSRGVALLNKCRKLLWHTTNPLKLSRMVLEYIVNLCVGDTRKALNILEMIELSTRDVSIELTVDSIKDIMRQNTSESGVNSYYDRNGDNHYDTISALHKAVRGGDANAALLYLGRMLQGGEDPLYIARRMIRMASEDIGVADSSLLTLAVSTHDAVMKIGLPECDVILAHCCVELARAKKSVEVYRAYNKVKTMLKENTYSLASSEIPMHIRNAPTKLMKELGYHKGYKYNPDFIDGKVKQEYFPTEVLDQCLDKKELNFLTGEHLGSRYDNDLVDNDEVKKKRIYNGISYHQSDLFKCLNDI; this comes from the coding sequence ATGTCCTCCAAAAAGAATGTAAAATCAGAACAATTAATATCATGTCCTGTTTGtaataagaaaattaaatattcgATCATTAATGCTCATTTGGATAAATGTACGGACAAGTTTAATTCAGGAAACGATGACTCCAAGGAGAAGAATTCTGTTATGAGTATACTTGGTGGATTTAAGTCGCGTAAAAGAGTTGCTGAAGTCGATGTGGTTGATCTGGAGAAAACGTCTTCTACAAATGAAACCACTATGGTAAAGGAAGAAGTGAGTCCTCATGAGTCGGCAAAAAAATTGCAAATAGGAGCAGTAACTAAACAGAATTATGTTTCAAATTCACCACATCTTTCTACCGAATATGAATCAAAGCGATTGCAGAAGATCAGTCATTTACCATTAAGTGAGAAACTGAGACCACATGAACTCAAAGACTACGTAGGGCAACAACACCTTATGTCTAAGGAAAGTGGTATTTTGGCAAGATATATAACAGAGGGTCAAATCCCATCGATGATATTGTGGGGACCTCCTGGTGTTGGTAAAACAACATTGGCgagaataataacaaaagCTGCATCTGAATCCAATCCAGATTCCAAGACCTCATACCAATTAGTTGAGGTAAGTGCCACTAAGACAAATTCTCAAGAACTACGTTCGATATTTGAGAAGTCaagaaatgaatataaGTTAACAAAAAGGAGAATTGTATTATTCATAGATGAACTTCATAGATTTAACAAAGCACAACAAGATTTGTTGTTGCCACATATTGAAAATGGagatataattttaattggaGCAACAACTGAGAATCCTAGTTTTCAGATGAACAATGCATTGATAAGCAGGTGTAACGTATTCGTATTAGAAAAATTGTCAACAAATGAAATCTGTATCGTCTTATCAAGAGGAGTTGCATTACTAAACAAGTGTCGTAAACTACTTTGGCATACAACAAACCCTTTGAAGTTATCCAGGATGGTATTAGAGTATATTGTCAATCTATGTGTTGGAGATACTCGTAAAgcattaaatatattggaAATGATTGAATTATCAACAAGAGATGTTTCCATAGAATTAACAGTCGATAGTATTAAAGACATCATGAGACAAAACACAAGTGAATCAGGAGTCAATTCGTATTACGATAGAAATGGTGATAACCATTACGATACAATATCAGCCTTACACAAGGCTGTAAGAGGCGGTGATGCAAATGCGGCACTGCTTTATCTTGGCCGTATGTTACAAGGTGGGGAAGATCCTTTGTATATAGCAAGAAGGATGATCAGAATGGCAAGTGAAGATATTGGAGTGGCAGATAGTAGTTTACTAACACTGGCAGTTTCTACTCATGATGCTGTTATGAAGATAGGTTTACCTGAGTGTGATGTGATTTTAGCACATTGTTGTGTTGAGCTAGCGAGAGCAAAAAAATCCGTAGAAGTTTATAGAGCTTATAATAAAGTCAAAACCATGCTTAAGGAAAACACCTATTCATTAGCTAGTAGTGAAATACCTATGCATATTAGAAACGCGCCAACAAAACTAATGAAGGAATTAGGCTATCATAAAGGGTATAAATACAATCCAGACTTTATTGATGGTAAAGTAAAACAAGAATATTTTCCAACTGAAGTTCTGGACCAATGTTTGGATAAGAAAGagttgaattttttgaCAGGTGAACACTTGGGATCCAGAtatgataatgatttagtagataatgatgaagtaaaaaagaagagaatATATAATGGCATTTCTTATCATCAATCggatttatttaaatgtttaaacgatatataa